One genomic segment of Nonomuraea coxensis DSM 45129 includes these proteins:
- a CDS encoding lysylphosphatidylglycerol synthase domain-containing protein, with the protein MKNKWLQIVLSVLSLGLAVLLVIYLPQIVRALTGKPVSWAEIGAVFGALGLGEIALMTALWLLSLLAYTFVLTNSLPGLNNLQGLTLNAAGSAVSNLLPFGGAVGVALSFAMTRGWGFGNRAIVVMTLVSGIWNTLFRFILPAVGIIALLVAGEAPNATVANAGWTGALAILALCAAVAAALYWDRAADLLGRALDRITGLLRLRVRAGEHFHKLRADTAEIVRTRSVGLSLGMVFFLGFQWAIMAACMWATGAWPGLAQSIAVFALSRVLTSALVTPSGAGIMESGVVFLLTAAFHVPAAPATATALLFGFWTYTIEIPFGGLALGAWALLRRRGGRGTGAESPSAISKAPQ; encoded by the coding sequence ATGAAGAACAAGTGGCTGCAGATCGTCCTTTCCGTGCTCTCGCTCGGGCTGGCGGTGCTGCTCGTGATCTACCTGCCGCAGATCGTGCGGGCGCTCACGGGCAAGCCCGTGTCGTGGGCCGAGATCGGCGCGGTGTTCGGCGCGCTCGGGCTCGGCGAGATCGCCCTGATGACGGCGCTGTGGCTGCTCAGCCTGCTGGCCTACACGTTCGTGCTGACCAACTCGCTGCCCGGGCTGAACAACCTCCAGGGCCTCACGCTCAACGCGGCCGGCAGCGCGGTCAGCAACCTGCTGCCCTTCGGCGGCGCGGTCGGCGTGGCGCTGTCGTTCGCGATGACGAGGGGCTGGGGCTTCGGCAACCGGGCGATCGTGGTCATGACGCTGGTCAGCGGCATCTGGAACACGTTGTTCCGGTTCATCCTGCCGGCCGTCGGGATCATCGCGCTGCTCGTGGCGGGCGAGGCGCCCAACGCGACGGTGGCCAACGCCGGCTGGACCGGCGCGCTCGCCATCCTGGCGCTGTGCGCGGCCGTGGCCGCCGCGCTCTACTGGGACCGCGCCGCCGACCTGCTCGGCCGCGCCCTCGACCGGATCACCGGGCTGCTGCGGCTGCGGGTCAGGGCCGGCGAGCACTTCCACAAGCTGCGGGCCGACACCGCCGAGATCGTCCGCACCCGCTCGGTCGGTCTGTCGCTCGGCATGGTCTTCTTCCTCGGCTTCCAGTGGGCGATCATGGCCGCCTGCATGTGGGCCACCGGCGCCTGGCCGGGCCTCGCCCAGTCGATCGCGGTCTTCGCGCTGTCGCGGGTGCTCACCAGCGCGCTGGTCACGCCCAGCGGGGCCGGGATCATGGAGAGCGGCGTGGTGTTCCTGCTCACCGCCGCCTTCCACGTGCCGGCCGCTCCCGCCACCGCGACCGCACTGCTTTTCGGCTTCTGGACTTACACTATCGAGATCCCGTTCGGTGGCCTGGCCCTGGGCGCGTGGGCGCTGCTGCGCAGGCGCGGCGGCCGGGGCACCGGCGCGGAGTCCCCGTCGGCGATCTCGAAGGCCCCCCAGTGA